One Algibacter sp. L3A6 genomic region harbors:
- a CDS encoding DUF2853 family protein, which translates to MSKRDDLIVKYAADLKDKCGVTPDMDFLKKVTIGCGPSIYNADSSTVSGSDASELATVKNNFLIKKLGLADDASLDEGIAAVIEQYGKSNRTKYRAVVYYLLAKHFGKESVY; encoded by the coding sequence ATGAGTAAAAGAGACGATTTAATTGTAAAGTACGCGGCAGATTTAAAAGATAAATGTGGTGTAACTCCAGATATGGATTTCTTGAAAAAAGTAACAATTGGTTGTGGACCATCTATATATAATGCAGATTCTTCTACGGTTTCTGGTTCGGATGCTTCTGAATTAGCAACCGTAAAAAATAACTTCTTAATTAAAAAATTAGGATTGGCTGATGATGCTAGCTTAGACGAAGGTATTGCCGCTGTAATAGAACAATACGGAAAATCTAACCGTACTAAGTACAGAGCGGTTGTTTATTACTTACTTGCAAAGCATTTTGGAAAAGAATCTGTGTACTAG
- a CDS encoding S1 RNA-binding domain-containing protein, with protein MIHLGQVNTLEILRESEHGAYLIDNEDNQVLLPNRYVPQEFKIYDKLEVFVYLDNDERPVATTDMPYIMKDGFALLRCNQVTEYGAFLDWGLVKELFCPFQEQAFKMKPGGWYLVHCYLDEKSERLVASSKTMRFLDNRELTVAEFDEVDLIVSHPSDIGMNVIVNKKHIGLIYKDQIFKDLSIGDRLKGIVKKVRPGNKLDIALGQIGYRNIEPNAEKIMHELHDNSGYINLTDKSSPEAIKDQLQMSKKNFKKAIGTLYKQRQIEIKSDGIYLV; from the coding sequence ATGATACATTTAGGACAAGTAAATACATTAGAAATTCTTCGTGAAAGTGAGCATGGTGCTTATTTAATTGATAATGAAGATAACCAGGTTTTGTTACCAAATAGATATGTTCCGCAGGAATTTAAAATCTACGACAAGCTTGAGGTTTTTGTGTATTTAGACAATGACGAGCGCCCAGTGGCTACAACAGATATGCCATATATTATGAAGGATGGTTTTGCGCTTTTGCGTTGTAACCAAGTTACCGAATATGGTGCCTTTTTAGATTGGGGTTTAGTTAAGGAATTGTTTTGTCCGTTTCAGGAGCAAGCTTTTAAAATGAAACCAGGTGGTTGGTACTTGGTACATTGCTATTTAGATGAAAAAAGCGAGCGTTTAGTAGCTTCTAGTAAAACTATGCGTTTTTTAGATAACCGCGAATTAACGGTTGCTGAGTTTGATGAGGTGGATTTAATTGTATCTCACCCATCGGATATTGGTATGAATGTGATTGTAAATAAAAAACATATTGGTTTAATTTACAAAGATCAAATTTTTAAAGATTTAAGTATAGGAGATAGATTAAAAGGTATCGTTAAAAAAGTACGCCCTGGTAATAAATTAGATATCGCTTTAGGTCAAATTGGTTATAGAAATATAGAGCCAAATGCCGAAAAAATTATGCATGAATTACATGATAATAGCGGCTATATTAATTTAACCGATAAATCTAGTCCAGAAGCCATTAAAGATCAACTCCAAATGAGTAAAAAGAACTTTAAAAAGGCTATTGGTACATTGTATAAGCAACGCCAAATAGAAATTAAGTCTGACGGGATTTATTTAGTTTAA
- the mnmE gene encoding tRNA uridine-5-carboxymethylaminomethyl(34) synthesis GTPase MnmE: MINDDTIVALATPSGAGAIAIIRLSGKDAITVANSAFRSVKSNKSLLTQKTHTIHLGHIIDNKRTIDEVLVSVFKNPNSYTGENVVEISCHGSNYIQQEIIQLFIRKGCRTASPGEFTLRAFLNGKLDLSQAEAVADLISSDNEASHQIAMQQMRGGFSSEIAKLREELLNFASLIELELDFAEEDVEFADRGQFKDLTERITFVLKRLIDSFAVGNVIKNGIPVAIVGEPNVGKSTLLNALLNEERAIVSEIAGTTRDTIEDEISIGGIGFRFIDTAGIRETTDVVESIGIKKTFEKIDQAQVVVFLADSSNFKEASFLKSFKIEIEKIKNKYPLKPLLIVANKVDKLDEKQVDIVKAEIENIHLLSAKTGTGVEALKDKLLSFVNTGALRNNDTIVTNTRHYDSLLKAFEEIGKVKEGLEIGLSGDLMAIDIRQALYYFGEITGEITNDDLLGNIFANFCIGK, encoded by the coding sequence ATGATAAACGACGATACTATAGTAGCATTAGCAACACCTTCTGGAGCAGGGGCCATTGCTATCATCCGATTATCCGGAAAAGATGCCATTACCGTGGCTAACAGCGCTTTCAGATCTGTTAAAAGTAACAAGTCGCTTTTAACGCAAAAAACGCATACCATTCATTTAGGGCATATTATAGATAACAAACGCACTATAGATGAGGTTTTGGTGTCCGTTTTTAAAAACCCGAATTCTTACACTGGAGAAAATGTGGTAGAAATATCGTGTCATGGATCTAATTATATTCAACAGGAAATTATTCAATTATTTATAAGGAAAGGTTGTCGCACGGCATCGCCTGGAGAGTTTACACTTCGAGCTTTTTTAAATGGAAAGTTAGATTTAAGTCAGGCAGAAGCTGTGGCCGATTTAATTTCAAGTGATAATGAAGCGTCTCACCAAATAGCGATGCAGCAAATGCGTGGTGGTTTTTCTTCGGAAATAGCAAAGTTACGCGAAGAGCTTTTAAATTTTGCATCGTTAATAGAATTAGAACTCGATTTTGCAGAGGAAGATGTTGAGTTTGCTGATAGAGGACAATTTAAAGATTTAACCGAACGTATTACGTTTGTATTAAAACGATTGATAGATTCTTTTGCGGTTGGTAACGTGATTAAAAACGGAATTCCGGTAGCTATTGTAGGAGAACCAAACGTCGGTAAATCCACGCTGTTAAATGCGCTTTTAAATGAAGAACGCGCCATAGTATCGGAAATTGCAGGAACTACACGGGATACTATTGAAGATGAAATTTCGATAGGTGGTATTGGCTTCCGTTTTATTGACACCGCAGGTATTCGAGAAACAACCGATGTTGTTGAGAGTATCGGTATTAAAAAGACTTTTGAAAAAATAGATCAGGCTCAAGTTGTTGTTTTTCTTGCTGATAGTAGCAATTTTAAGGAAGCATCTTTTCTAAAATCTTTTAAAATTGAAATAGAAAAAATTAAGAATAAATATCCGCTAAAACCATTATTGATTGTTGCTAATAAAGTAGATAAGCTTGATGAAAAGCAAGTAGATATCGTTAAGGCAGAAATTGAAAACATTCATCTGCTTTCCGCTAAAACAGGTACAGGTGTCGAAGCGTTAAAGGATAAGCTTTTAAGCTTTGTAAATACAGGCGCATTGAGAAATAACGATACTATTGTTACCAATACGAGACATTACGATTCGCTTCTAAAAGCTTTTGAAGAAATAGGAAAGGTAAAAGAAGGTTTAGAAATTGGTTTATCTGGAGATTTAATGGCGATAGATATTCGTCAGGCTCTATATTATTTTGGTGAAATAACAGGAGAAATTACTAATGATGATTTGTTAGGTAATATTTTTGCTAATTTCTGTATCGGAAAGTAA
- a CDS encoding helix-turn-helix domain-containing protein — MLVNKRCTYCGEKFQAKTTKTKYCSLSCNQKHYKHKAKKTRQVLAKKSEITERHPFSERLELVKVKEFLSVTDCGILLNVSRSTIKRLILSGDLLSFKIRGRVLVSRKDLDHLCRQGFNKPNDKKVEIKKKEFDEKKYYFMGEISEYYKISLRSIERHLKLKGIEKIKKGRFTYVLKRDIRKLYGAPNKRS, encoded by the coding sequence ATGTTAGTAAATAAAAGATGTACATATTGTGGGGAGAAATTCCAAGCAAAGACTACAAAGACTAAGTATTGTAGCCTTTCTTGTAACCAAAAACATTATAAGCATAAAGCAAAGAAAACACGACAAGTTCTCGCCAAAAAGAGTGAAATTACGGAGAGACATCCCTTTTCAGAACGGTTGGAACTGGTTAAGGTTAAGGAGTTTTTAAGTGTAACAGATTGTGGGATTTTATTAAATGTTAGCAGATCAACAATTAAGCGTTTAATCTTATCAGGAGATTTATTAAGTTTTAAAATACGAGGTCGTGTTTTAGTTTCTAGAAAGGATTTAGATCATTTATGCAGGCAAGGATTTAATAAACCCAATGATAAAAAGGTCGAGATAAAGAAAAAAGAGTTTGATGAAAAGAAGTATTATTTTATGGGAGAAATTTCAGAGTATTATAAAATATCGCTTAGGTCGATTGAAAGACACTTAAAATTAAAAGGCATAGAGAAAATAAAGAAAGGTCGTTTTACCTATGTGTTAAAAAGAGATATTCGAAAATTATATGGAGCACCAAATAAAAGGAGTTAA
- a CDS encoding site-specific integrase, which yields MANVTLRDKEVANGKRSLYLDYYPAIINPETGKETRREFLKLQIYSVPKNEMEKSHNKETIQFAELVRSKRLIQIRDKEYGFKENINFSLNFVAFYQTIIEEYYNKSSRNNYLSWKASLKYFEEFAGHKLATNQITLLHIKKYRSFLLSTKNLRTKKGSLAINTASSYYKKFIYVLKEAYKQNLTTTNIALHADYIKEEETHREYLTEEELSLLWKTDIKIEKIKHMAVFSALTGLRFIDIKNLTWEKIYQDKHLGDYVQLREQKTGNINNHPISESAYNILKLQESSKGIIFKDIKYSQIVRPLKEWIEKAGINKKISFHNFRHSYATLQLANGTDIYTVSKLLGHKNVSTTQIYTKILDKNKVGAANRINLDLDGIS from the coding sequence ATGGCTAATGTAACATTAAGAGATAAAGAAGTAGCAAATGGTAAAAGAAGTCTATATTTGGACTATTACCCTGCAATTATAAATCCAGAAACAGGAAAGGAAACAAGGAGGGAATTTTTAAAACTGCAAATTTATAGTGTTCCTAAGAATGAGATGGAAAAATCGCATAATAAAGAAACAATTCAGTTTGCTGAACTTGTAAGATCTAAACGCTTAATTCAAATAAGGGATAAAGAATATGGATTTAAAGAGAACATCAATTTTAGTTTAAACTTTGTAGCTTTTTATCAAACTATTATTGAGGAATATTATAATAAAAGTAGCCGAAATAATTATTTATCATGGAAGGCATCTTTAAAGTATTTTGAAGAATTTGCAGGTCATAAATTAGCTACTAATCAAATTACACTTTTACATATTAAGAAGTATAGAAGCTTTTTATTATCAACTAAAAACCTAAGAACTAAAAAAGGTAGTTTGGCTATAAATACGGCTTCGTCTTATTATAAGAAATTTATATATGTACTTAAAGAAGCCTACAAGCAGAATTTAACCACAACCAATATAGCTTTACATGCAGATTATATTAAAGAAGAGGAGACGCATAGAGAGTATTTAACGGAAGAGGAGCTCTCTTTACTTTGGAAAACCGATATAAAGATTGAAAAAATAAAACACATGGCTGTTTTTTCTGCTTTAACAGGGCTTAGATTTATCGATATTAAGAACTTAACATGGGAGAAAATATATCAAGATAAACATCTTGGAGATTATGTTCAGCTTAGAGAGCAAAAAACAGGAAATATAAATAATCATCCTATTTCAGAGTCTGCTTATAACATATTAAAGTTACAAGAATCCTCTAAAGGTATTATATTTAAAGATATTAAATATTCGCAAATAGTTAGACCTCTAAAAGAATGGATTGAGAAAGCTGGTATAAACAAGAAAATCTCATTTCATAATTTTAGGCATAGTTATGCAACACTTCAATTAGCAAATGGAACTGATATTTATACCGTTTCAAAGCTATTAGGACACAAAAATGTTTCAACAACACAGATCTACACCAAAATTTTGGATAAGAATAAAGTAGGAGCAGCTAACCGCATAAATTTAGATTTAGATGGAATATCATAA
- a CDS encoding helix-turn-helix domain-containing protein: MKKQFFMLSEDEIENLVERISSKMRKHYDSQNSIQEDELLSIDEAAKFVKLSKATLYGLVHKKEIPYSKKGKRLYFQKSELFDWVKSGRKETKQSMNYKVDEYLSRNRLA, from the coding sequence ATGAAGAAGCAATTTTTTATGCTCTCAGAGGACGAAATTGAAAACCTTGTAGAGCGCATTTCAAGTAAAATGAGAAAACATTATGATTCTCAAAACAGTATTCAAGAAGACGAGCTATTATCTATAGATGAGGCTGCTAAATTTGTTAAGCTATCTAAGGCTACACTTTATGGCTTAGTTCATAAAAAAGAGATTCCTTATAGTAAAAAAGGTAAACGTTTGTATTTCCAAAAGTCAGAATTATTTGATTGGGTAAAATCGGGACGAAAAGAAACAAAGCAATCTATGAATTATAAAGTAGATGAGTATTTATCCAGAAACCGATTAGCATAA